The following coding sequences lie in one Chryseobacterium culicis genomic window:
- a CDS encoding DUF3078 domain-containing protein → MKKLLLISSITFGAVALAQETKTEAPAADTVKAWSIQGQNTLMLNQAAFSNWVGGGANNVGWLAGVNYNLTYEKGKNLWENIVILGYGQNNTQGTGVRKTQDVINLSTNYGREFAKHWYLSAGAGLQTQFAPGYEDGNNPDAKKISNFMAPGYLSVGAGVTYRPNDNFTVTLRPANARWTFVLDKDLQKAGTYGLKNDGDSSLFQFGFLGTAMYKLKIMENISLLNTASVFSNYLDHPDRLVLGYSGVLSMKINKYISTNVTLDLLYDHNQIWKTQLKQTLGVGLAYNFDNGKKRSENKDNQSWLKK, encoded by the coding sequence ATGAAAAAACTTTTATTGATCAGTTCTATCACTTTTGGGGCTGTAGCATTGGCTCAGGAGACTAAAACGGAGGCTCCGGCAGCAGATACTGTTAAAGCCTGGTCTATTCAGGGACAAAATACATTAATGCTTAATCAGGCTGCCTTTTCCAACTGGGTAGGTGGTGGAGCCAACAACGTAGGATGGCTTGCCGGAGTGAATTATAACCTGACTTATGAAAAAGGAAAAAATCTTTGGGAAAACATTGTTATTCTGGGTTATGGGCAAAACAATACGCAGGGAACAGGAGTAAGAAAAACGCAGGATGTTATTAACCTTTCTACAAACTATGGTAGAGAATTTGCCAAGCATTGGTATTTGTCTGCAGGTGCAGGTTTACAAACTCAGTTTGCTCCGGGATATGAAGACGGAAACAATCCCGATGCTAAGAAGATTTCCAATTTTATGGCTCCCGGATATCTGAGTGTAGGAGCAGGGGTTACTTACCGTCCCAATGATAATTTTACGGTGACTTTACGTCCGGCAAATGCAAGATGGACTTTTGTATTAGATAAGGATCTTCAGAAAGCAGGAACGTATGGTCTTAAAAATGACGGTGATTCTTCTCTTTTCCAATTCGGTTTCTTAGGAACAGCTATGTATAAGCTGAAAATTATGGAGAACATCAGCCTGTTAAATACAGCGTCTGTATTTTCCAACTATCTTGACCATCCGGACAGACTAGTTTTGGGATATAGCGGTGTTTTAAGCATGAAAATCAATAAATATATTTCTACGAATGTTACTCTTGATCTATTGTATGACCATAATCAGATATGGAAAACACAGTTGAAACAGACATTAGGCGTAGGTTTGGCTTACAATTTTGATAATGGTAAGAAACGTTCGGAAAATAAGGATAACCAAAGCTGGCTGAAAAAATAA
- the gdhA gene encoding NADP-specific glutamate dehydrogenase → MEQYNIDQKIQEFIAKIEAKNPNEPEFLQAVKEVAVTVIPFIATKKEYTGMKLLERMAEAERIIIFRVPWVDDKGEIQVNRGFRIQMNSAIGPYKGGIRFHPTVNLSVLKFLAFEQVFKNSLTTLPMGGGKGGSDFDPQGKSDMEVMRFCQAFMTELCKHIGPETDVPAGDIGVGAREIGYLFGQYKKIRNEFTGVLTGKGLAYGGSLIRPEATGYGVVYFAEQMLKTIGQNFQDKIVTVSGFGNVAWGVIKKATELGAKVVTISGPDGYIYDKDGISGEKIDYLLELRSSGNNRAEDYAKKYPSAEFHAGKRPWDVKCDVAFPSATQNELDLDDARKLVENGCVCVTEAANMPSTLDAINYFLDNKVLFSPGKASNAGGVATSGLEMTQNSIRLNWTSEEVDARLKEIMIGIHKACRDYGKDEDGYVNYVKGANIAGFVKVAEAMLAQGVV, encoded by the coding sequence ATGGAACAATATAATATTGACCAGAAAATCCAAGAGTTTATTGCAAAAATTGAAGCAAAAAATCCTAACGAACCGGAATTTTTACAGGCTGTAAAAGAAGTTGCCGTAACCGTAATTCCATTCATTGCTACTAAAAAAGAATATACCGGAATGAAGCTGCTTGAAAGAATGGCTGAAGCTGAAAGAATTATTATTTTCAGAGTTCCATGGGTTGATGATAAAGGAGAGATTCAGGTTAACAGAGGTTTCAGAATTCAAATGAACTCTGCTATTGGACCATACAAAGGAGGAATCCGTTTCCATCCTACAGTAAACTTATCCGTTCTTAAATTCTTAGCTTTCGAACAGGTATTTAAAAACTCTTTGACAACTCTTCCAATGGGAGGTGGTAAAGGAGGTTCAGATTTCGATCCACAAGGAAAATCTGATATGGAAGTAATGCGTTTCTGCCAGGCTTTCATGACAGAATTATGCAAGCACATCGGTCCTGAAACAGACGTACCTGCGGGAGATATCGGTGTTGGAGCGAGAGAAATCGGATATTTATTCGGACAGTACAAGAAAATCAGAAACGAGTTTACAGGAGTTCTTACAGGAAAAGGTCTTGCTTACGGAGGTTCATTAATCCGTCCTGAAGCTACAGGATACGGTGTAGTATACTTCGCAGAGCAAATGCTTAAAACTATCGGACAGAATTTCCAGGATAAAATAGTAACAGTATCAGGTTTCGGAAACGTAGCTTGGGGAGTTATCAAAAAAGCGACTGAGCTAGGGGCTAAAGTAGTAACCATCTCTGGTCCTGACGGATATATCTATGATAAAGACGGTATCAGCGGAGAAAAGATCGATTATTTATTAGAACTTAGATCTTCAGGAAACAACAGAGCGGAAGACTATGCTAAAAAATATCCATCTGCTGAGTTCCATGCAGGAAAACGTCCTTGGGATGTGAAGTGTGATGTTGCCTTCCCTTCTGCAACTCAAAACGAATTAGATTTAGATGACGCAAGAAAATTAGTTGAAAACGGATGTGTTTGTGTAACTGAAGCGGCTAACATGCCTTCTACACTAGACGCCATCAACTATTTCTTAGACAATAAAGTGTTATTCTCTCCTGGTAAGGCTTCCAACGCTGGAGGTGTTGCTACATCAGGATTAGAAATGACTCAGAACTCTATCCGTCTTAACTGGACTTCTGAAGAAGTTGATGCAAGATTAAAAGAAATCATGATTGGTATTCACAAAGCTTGTAGAGACTATGGAAAAGACGAAGACGGTTATGTAAACTACGTAAAAGGTGCCAATATTGCAGGCTTCGTAAAAGTAGCAGAAGCAATGTTAGCTCAAGGAGTTGTGTAA
- a CDS encoding YkgJ family cysteine cluster protein produces MNLDFYKKQAIQKQKEHKKFLDGLKKKPPKNLDYIVQETHDEVFEEIDCLQCANCCKTTGPLYIEKDIERISKHLRMKSADFEAKFLRVDEDNDKVLQNLPCFFLNSDNTCSIYEVRPKACREYPHTDRKKIYQINNLMLKNTVICPAAFEFVEKMMKNITK; encoded by the coding sequence ATGAATTTAGATTTTTATAAAAAACAGGCTATACAAAAGCAGAAAGAACACAAGAAATTTCTGGACGGATTAAAGAAAAAACCGCCCAAAAATCTTGATTATATAGTACAGGAAACGCATGATGAAGTTTTTGAGGAAATAGACTGCTTACAATGTGCCAATTGCTGCAAAACAACCGGTCCTCTTTATATCGAAAAGGATATTGAGAGAATTTCCAAACATCTCCGAATGAAGTCCGCAGATTTTGAAGCCAAGTTTTTAAGAGTAGACGAAGACAATGATAAAGTATTGCAAAATCTTCCCTGTTTTTTCCTGAATAGTGATAATACCTGTTCTATCTATGAGGTAAGACCGAAAGCCTGTCGGGAATACCCTCATACAGACCGTAAGAAGATCTATCAGATTAATAATTTGATGCTGAAAAATACAGTAATCTGCCCGGCTGCATTTGAATTCGTAGAAAAAATGATGAAGAATATAACGAAGTAG
- a CDS encoding DNA alkylation repair protein, translating to MSIVKEIQEALAVLSIPEKAEFFPRFFKTGKGEYGEGDLFLGVKVPDQRSVAKEYYSKINLKELSVLLSSKYHEHRLTALFILILKFEKTKDKAVKEEVVTFYLNHLPYVNNWDLVDSSCYKILGRYTFENQKENLLRELSESDEMWHKRIAVVGTMHYIKKGSFDLTKEFVTRNLKHSHDLMHKANGWLLREMGNKNEGELISYLNQYYKEMPRTCLRYAIEKLDEDLRQDYLKGHV from the coding sequence CAGGAAGCTCTCGCTGTTTTATCTATTCCTGAAAAAGCAGAATTCTTTCCAAGATTTTTCAAAACAGGAAAAGGAGAATATGGTGAAGGAGATTTGTTTCTGGGCGTAAAAGTTCCGGATCAGCGTTCTGTTGCCAAAGAATATTATTCAAAAATCAATTTAAAAGAGCTCAGTGTATTACTTTCCTCAAAATACCATGAACATAGGCTAACCGCTCTTTTTATACTGATTTTAAAGTTTGAAAAAACAAAAGATAAAGCGGTAAAAGAAGAAGTGGTTACTTTTTATCTGAACCACCTTCCGTATGTGAATAACTGGGACCTGGTAGATTCTTCCTGTTATAAAATTCTTGGAAGATATACTTTTGAAAATCAGAAAGAAAACCTTCTGAGGGAGCTTTCGGAATCTGACGAAATGTGGCATAAGAGAATTGCTGTGGTAGGAACAATGCATTACATTAAAAAAGGCTCATTTGATCTTACCAAAGAATTTGTCACCAGAAATCTGAAACATTCTCATGATCTGATGCATAAAGCAAATGGCTGGTTATTAAGGGAAATGGGAAATAAGAATGAAGGAGAGCTGATCAGCTATTTGAATCAGTATTACAAAGAAATGCCAAGAACCTGCTTACGATACGCCATTGAAAAACTGGACGAAGATCTTCGCCAGGATTATCTGAAAGGACATGTTTAA
- a CDS encoding rhomboid family intramembrane serine protease, with product MFKNVISKRAIIYPLLMLSAMWFGYFLQTQGFFQSCFGAIIPLLPEGLLGVVTSPLLHGNIDHIIGNSIPIAALMFLLYQFYPLVANKVFIIGWLATGLLVWLLPPIDILTGDYMYTCTIGASGVVYVLAFFLFFSGVFKWNTKLLTISMLVVLYYGSLVWGMLPEELFYNMQEPSKISWQAHLSGAVVGSIIAFAFKNVGEKKKKFIWEFPNYYNEKDDKLWQEYKENHPEDFMELPYKKKDDIWDHLEELRKR from the coding sequence ATGTTCAAAAATGTAATTTCCAAAAGAGCGATTATATACCCGTTGCTGATGCTATCTGCGATGTGGTTCGGGTACTTTTTACAAACGCAGGGCTTTTTCCAAAGCTGTTTTGGAGCCATTATCCCATTGCTGCCTGAAGGTTTGCTTGGGGTGGTAACCTCTCCTCTTTTACATGGAAATATAGATCATATCATAGGAAATTCTATCCCTATTGCAGCACTTATGTTTTTACTTTATCAGTTTTATCCTTTGGTTGCCAACAAGGTTTTTATTATCGGATGGCTGGCAACGGGACTTTTGGTATGGTTGCTTCCTCCTATTGACATTCTTACTGGTGATTATATGTATACCTGTACCATTGGAGCCAGTGGTGTGGTGTATGTGCTTGCCTTCTTCCTTTTCTTTAGCGGTGTCTTCAAGTGGAATACAAAACTTCTCACAATTTCAATGCTTGTTGTTCTGTATTATGGCAGTTTGGTGTGGGGAATGCTTCCCGAAGAACTGTTCTATAATATGCAGGAACCGAGTAAAATCTCATGGCAGGCCCATCTTTCCGGAGCTGTAGTAGGCAGTATCATTGCTTTTGCCTTCAAAAATGTTGGAGAAAAGAAGAAAAAATTTATATGGGAATTCCCCAATTATTACAATGAAAAAGATGATAAATTGTGGCAGGAATACAAAGAAAATCACCCGGAAGATTTTATGGAACTTCCCTATAAGAAAAAAGATGATATCTGGGATCATTTGGAGGAATTAAGGAAAAGATAA
- a CDS encoding calcium:proton antiporter, producing the protein MRPKEFLQYTYIFPILAVGYYFFGLMGSGVLYDILAGILLIGSVLSAVHHAEVVAHKVGEPFGTIILALCITIIEVALIISLMVAGGDQAITLARDTVFAAVMLILNGILGICILVGGVKYHEQFFARTSATTYLVSIVSILVLTLVLPNFTSSVNGPFYNEAQLIFISIACLVIYGVFLMVQTVRHRSYFIVPDEHPEEHYIPSLTKTLVSFGFLVVCLVIVVLMAKGLSDTIEGMVQSLGAPKSLVGVIIAAVVLLPEGVAAIRAARANQIQSSLNLALGSALASIGLTIPAVSAVCIMYDIPLVLGLDKKDIILLSLSVFIVMLSLSRGKTNVLYGTVLLVNLAAYIFTVIVP; encoded by the coding sequence ATGAGACCTAAAGAATTTTTACAATACACCTATATTTTTCCTATTCTGGCAGTAGGATACTACTTTTTCGGTTTGATGGGAAGTGGTGTTCTTTATGATATTCTTGCCGGTATTTTATTAATCGGAAGTGTTCTATCGGCAGTACACCATGCTGAAGTAGTTGCTCATAAAGTAGGGGAGCCTTTCGGAACAATTATCCTGGCTCTTTGTATCACCATTATTGAAGTTGCGCTTATCATCTCGCTGATGGTAGCCGGCGGAGATCAGGCGATCACGCTGGCCAGAGATACCGTTTTTGCTGCTGTAATGCTTATTCTTAACGGAATTCTGGGAATATGTATTTTAGTAGGTGGCGTTAAATATCATGAGCAGTTTTTTGCAAGAACCTCTGCAACGACTTATCTGGTAAGTATTGTTTCTATTCTGGTACTTACTCTGGTTCTGCCTAATTTTACTTCCAGTGTGAATGGGCCATTCTATAACGAAGCACAGCTTATTTTTATATCAATAGCATGTCTTGTTATCTACGGTGTCTTTCTGATGGTACAGACGGTAAGGCACAGAAGTTATTTTATCGTTCCTGACGAGCATCCGGAAGAACATTATATTCCTTCATTAACAAAGACTCTTGTAAGCTTTGGATTTTTGGTTGTTTGCCTTGTCATTGTTGTACTGATGGCAAAAGGACTTTCTGATACGATAGAAGGAATGGTACAAAGCCTAGGAGCTCCAAAATCTCTGGTAGGGGTAATTATTGCCGCTGTGGTTCTTCTTCCTGAAGGGGTAGCAGCAATTCGTGCCGCAAGAGCCAACCAAATACAGTCCAGTTTAAATCTGGCATTAGGATCTGCATTGGCAAGTATTGGTCTTACCATTCCTGCGGTTTCAGCAGTATGTATTATGTATGATATTCCACTGGTACTAGGCCTGGATAAAAAAGACATTATCCTGCTTTCTTTATCGGTATTTATCGTAATGCTTTCTTTGAGCCGTGGTAAGACAAATGTTTTGTACGGAACCGTTTTATTGGTAAATCTGGCAGCGTATATCTTTACGGTAATCGTTCCTTAA
- the dprA gene encoding DNA-processing protein DprA, with product MISEEHLYAIALRECSHIGDIHFHKLVRTFGSAQEAWKRARNEYKKLEGIGQRTVSDIGNKSHLKFAEEELNFCEKNNIRIRLKHLKETPFLLNECNDAPAILYQKGSMDDTQPKVSIVGTRNMTSYGKQFIQDFFEATQSSGYTSVSGLALGIDKEVHEQSIRHQKPTVAVLAHGFQHLYPAKNRKLSEKILQEGGALITEFSSGRKPDRENFIQRNRIVAGLSPATIVVETGFGGGSVSTAAFANDYNRDVFALPGKITDPCSQGCNQLIFHNKATAISTIKDLINILGFNDPKEKMEELFPHHEITIQLTDNQDLIYQSIKDYPQISLDDLSQKIDLSTHKILPIILELELLGKVKSFSGRQFIAI from the coding sequence ATGATTTCCGAAGAACATCTCTATGCAATCGCCCTCCGCGAATGCAGCCATATTGGCGACATTCATTTTCATAAACTGGTCCGAACTTTTGGCAGTGCTCAGGAAGCCTGGAAAAGAGCCAGAAATGAGTATAAAAAACTGGAAGGAATAGGACAAAGAACAGTTTCAGACATTGGAAATAAATCTCATTTGAAATTCGCAGAAGAAGAATTAAATTTTTGCGAAAAAAATAATATCCGGATCAGGCTAAAACATCTTAAAGAAACACCTTTCCTCCTTAATGAATGTAATGATGCACCCGCTATTCTTTACCAAAAAGGAAGTATGGACGATACCCAGCCAAAAGTAAGCATTGTAGGAACCCGAAATATGACATCTTATGGAAAGCAATTCATTCAGGATTTCTTCGAAGCCACACAATCTTCAGGATATACATCCGTAAGCGGTCTGGCTCTGGGTATCGACAAAGAAGTTCATGAGCAGTCTATTCGTCACCAAAAACCTACTGTAGCTGTTCTTGCTCATGGTTTCCAGCATTTATATCCCGCAAAAAACAGAAAGCTTTCTGAGAAAATTTTGCAGGAAGGAGGCGCATTAATAACAGAGTTCAGCTCCGGCAGAAAACCTGACCGGGAAAACTTCATCCAGAGAAACCGAATTGTGGCAGGACTATCTCCGGCAACGATTGTAGTAGAAACCGGTTTTGGAGGAGGCTCGGTAAGTACAGCAGCATTTGCCAATGATTACAACCGTGATGTTTTTGCACTGCCCGGAAAGATTACAGACCCTTGCAGCCAAGGCTGTAACCAGCTGATTTTCCATAATAAAGCAACTGCAATTTCAACGATCAAAGATCTTATTAATATACTTGGATTTAATGATCCAAAAGAAAAAATGGAAGAGTTATTTCCTCATCACGAGATTACCATACAATTAACTGACAATCAGGATTTAATATATCAGTCGATTAAAGACTATCCACAGATTTCTTTAGATGATCTTTCTCAGAAGATTGATCTCTCTACTCACAAAATCTTACCAATAATTTTGGAATTGGAACTTTTAGGGAAAGTAAAATCATTTTCCGGGAGGCAATTTATCGCAATTTAA
- a CDS encoding iron chaperone, translated as MINTFKSIDEYILLFPIEVQEKLLELRKAIHLQVPDLEEYIGYQMPAFRYKGKPLVYFAGYKKHIGFYPGAEGISNFEKDFEERKYKFSKGAVQLPMDENLPLDLVRKIVLFKVAEIEQKKS; from the coding sequence ATGATAAACACCTTTAAGAGTATTGATGAATACATTCTTCTGTTCCCAATAGAAGTACAGGAAAAACTGCTTGAGCTCAGAAAAGCAATTCATTTACAAGTTCCGGATCTGGAAGAATACATAGGATATCAAATGCCGGCTTTCAGGTATAAAGGAAAACCTTTAGTTTATTTTGCAGGGTACAAAAAGCATATTGGGTTCTATCCCGGAGCTGAAGGGATTTCTAATTTTGAAAAAGATTTTGAGGAAAGAAAATATAAATTTTCCAAAGGGGCAGTTCAACTTCCTATGGATGAAAATCTTCCGCTGGATCTTGTCCGTAAAATAGTCCTATTCAAAGTGGCAGAAATTGAACAAAAAAAATCCTGA
- a CDS encoding ion channel, which yields MTGGFRKKIRQKNAENSGFGTNASGRFINKDGLPNVKRTGVNVFNRLSWYHTMLNLSSFRFISYLVIAYILINLVFAMIYYLIGVEHLTGIDKSDPLNEFIDVFFFSSQTFTTVGYGRIAPVGFLASLVATFEAFLGLLTFAIATGLFYGRFSRPRAYLRFSDIAVIAPFQESSALMFRLAPYKNNALTDADVIVSAAIEVIENGIAKSNFYRLNTQMSKINTLALNWTVVHKIDENSPFYGFSEEDFENTDIELIVQVRAFDEVFSNTVVQRSSYTTGEIIYGAKFVPMYYPNKENLSTVLDLDKINEYKKEKLPDLVANKE from the coding sequence ATGACAGGAGGATTCAGAAAAAAGATCCGTCAGAAAAATGCGGAAAACAGTGGTTTCGGAACTAATGCATCCGGAAGGTTCATCAATAAAGACGGTCTCCCGAATGTTAAGAGAACAGGGGTAAATGTTTTCAACAGATTAAGCTGGTATCATACCATGCTGAATTTGTCTTCATTTCGCTTTATTTCTTATTTGGTTATCGCTTATATTCTCATTAATCTCGTATTTGCCATGATCTATTACCTGATTGGAGTAGAGCATCTTACGGGAATCGACAAGAGTGATCCGTTAAATGAGTTTATCGATGTGTTTTTCTTCAGTTCTCAGACTTTTACCACCGTTGGATATGGGCGAATAGCACCGGTAGGTTTTTTGGCAAGTCTTGTGGCTACTTTTGAAGCTTTTCTGGGATTGCTTACCTTTGCCATTGCAACGGGTCTTTTTTACGGAAGATTTTCAAGACCGCGGGCATATCTTAGATTTTCTGATATTGCAGTAATTGCACCTTTTCAGGAATCTTCAGCATTAATGTTCAGGCTTGCTCCTTACAAAAACAATGCATTGACGGATGCAGATGTTATTGTATCTGCGGCCATTGAGGTGATAGAAAACGGAATTGCCAAAAGTAACTTTTACAGGCTTAATACACAGATGAGTAAGATTAATACATTAGCGCTCAACTGGACTGTAGTTCATAAAATTGATGAAAACTCTCCGTTTTATGGTTTTTCCGAAGAGGATTTTGAAAACACAGATATTGAACTTATTGTACAGGTTCGTGCATTTGATGAAGTATTTTCAAATACCGTGGTTCAGAGGTCTTCATATACGACAGGAGAAATTATATATGGAGCGAAATTTGTCCCGATGTATTATCCTAACAAAGAAAATCTCTCAACAGTTTTGGATCTGGATAAAATCAATGAATATAAAAAAGAAAAACTTCCGGACTTAGTGGCAAATAAAGAATAA
- a CDS encoding DUF3078 domain-containing protein, whose translation MKKFLLILSCFIGIYASAQEELKKDSVVVDTVKYWSVLGKNTLMINQAAFSNWVGGGANNVGWLAGINYNVTYEKDKDLWENIIILGYGQNDTKGLGIRKTQDVINISTNYGRKFSKSWYFSLGAGLQSQFAAGYEDGNNPEAKKISNFMAPGYLNVGMGITYRPNDNLTVTLRPTNARWTFVSDKDLQVAGSYGLKSDGDTSLLQFGFLGTAMYKLKIMEDIYLTNTASVFSNYLDRPDRLVLAYGALLNLKVNKYISSNVTVDLLYDHNQIEKTQLKQTLGIGFAYTLENGVKRSDRKDSQWWIKK comes from the coding sequence ATGAAGAAGTTTTTATTGATTCTTTCCTGTTTTATAGGAATATATGCAAGTGCACAAGAAGAATTGAAAAAAGATTCCGTAGTAGTAGACACCGTGAAATACTGGTCAGTATTAGGGAAAAATACCTTAATGATCAACCAGGCAGCCTTTTCAAACTGGGTAGGAGGTGGAGCCAACAACGTAGGATGGCTTGCCGGAATCAATTACAATGTGACCTATGAAAAAGACAAAGACCTTTGGGAAAACATTATTATACTGGGCTATGGGCAGAATGATACGAAAGGATTAGGAATAAGAAAGACACAGGATGTGATCAATATTTCTACCAATTACGGGCGAAAATTTTCGAAAAGCTGGTATTTCTCTTTAGGAGCAGGTTTGCAGTCACAGTTTGCGGCAGGATATGAAGATGGGAATAACCCTGAGGCAAAGAAAATCTCAAATTTTATGGCACCAGGTTACCTGAACGTCGGGATGGGTATCACCTACAGACCTAATGATAACCTTACGGTAACTCTACGTCCTACCAACGCCAGATGGACTTTTGTCTCAGATAAAGATCTTCAGGTAGCAGGAAGTTATGGTCTTAAAAGTGACGGAGATACTTCTTTATTGCAGTTCGGTTTTCTGGGGACAGCCATGTACAAGCTAAAAATAATGGAAGATATTTACTTAACCAATACAGCATCAGTCTTCTCGAATTACCTTGACCGTCCGGACAGATTGGTTCTGGCATATGGAGCTTTACTGAACCTGAAAGTAAACAAATATATTTCATCCAATGTGACAGTAGATTTACTTTACGATCATAATCAGATAGAAAAAACACAGCTGAAGCAAACTCTTGGAATCGGGTTCGCCTACACTTTGGAGAATGGGGTAAAACGTTCCGACCGCAAAGACAGTCAGTGGTGGATTAAAAAATAA
- a CDS encoding DUF6122 family protein: MAPSDIALLKTCTHYFLHLVFPVFIALIFYRKNWNKAYFILLATMLVDLDHLFAHPIFDPSRGSIGFHFLHSYYAIAVYFLLLFFKGNIRIIAIGLLFHMFTDYQDFNFWPH; encoded by the coding sequence ATGGCTCCATCAGATATCGCATTGCTCAAAACATGTACTCATTATTTTCTGCATCTTGTTTTTCCGGTCTTTATTGCATTGATTTTTTATCGTAAAAATTGGAACAAGGCATATTTCATTCTTCTGGCTACGATGCTGGTAGATCTGGACCACCTTTTTGCTCATCCCATTTTTGATCCTTCAAGAGGAAGTATCGGATTTCACTTTTTACATTCATATTATGCCATTGCGGTGTATTTTTTGCTGCTGTTCTTTAAAGGAAATATAAGGATTATAGCAATTGGGCTTCTGTTTCATATGTTTACAGATTATCAGGACTTTAACTTTTGGCCTCATTAA
- a CDS encoding group III truncated hemoglobin: MKKLESREDIEHLVNSFYAKVVKDETIGFFFNDIAKVDWDQHLPKMYSFWESILFGQMTYKGNPMGVHFPINEIQAMEQKHFDQWLLLWRTTIEENFVGENADMAIYKSENIAKLMAFKMELARRL; the protein is encoded by the coding sequence ATGAAAAAGCTTGAATCACGAGAAGATATTGAACATCTTGTCAACTCATTTTATGCCAAAGTAGTTAAAGATGAGACTATAGGCTTCTTTTTTAATGATATTGCTAAAGTAGACTGGGATCAGCACCTTCCTAAAATGTATTCTTTCTGGGAATCTATCCTTTTTGGACAGATGACGTATAAAGGAAACCCGATGGGTGTACACTTCCCAATTAATGAGATACAGGCTATGGAACAGAAACACTTTGACCAATGGCTGTTGCTTTGGCGTACCACTATTGAAGAAAACTTCGTAGGAGAAAATGCAGATATGGCCATCTACAAATCCGAAAACATTGCAAAGCTAATGGCATTCAAGATGGAATTGGCAAGAAGACTTTAG